In Brevibacterium pigmentatum, the sequence CTTCCTTGATGACACGACCTTGGATGATGTCGTAGATGAACTTCCCGACTGCGCCGAGGAGGATTGCGACACCACCGCCGAGAAAGAATTTGATGAGTTCTGCATCCATCCCTACTCCGCATCTACGATCTCGTTAATTGCTCTCTCATCTCGGCCGAGCCGCCACCATCTCTCGAAAGCCCACAGTCCGAACCCGCAGTAGACGAGGGTGCCGCCACCCCGCGTCCATGTGATCGGGTCAGCGAACATGACCAGGGATTGGCCGGCGACGAGCATGGCTGCCGCGACGACGACGAAGAGCACGCCGAGGCGCTCGAGGTGGACGACGCGGGTGAACGTGCCAACCAGCGAGATGAAACCACCTGCGGCGAACACCCATCCCCACATGACCGCCGGAGCCGGGGTGTCGAAGAAGTTCGTGGTGGTGTTCGGCGGGGCGAGGACGTAGAAGGCCCCGGCGAGTGTGAACACTACTGATCCGATTGCGCGGAGTGCGCGTGATGTTCTGTCCATAGTCATCCCCTCATCCTGGCGGTCATGATGCGTCCGCCTGCCAGTAGATGCCAGTCCTGGTCGTGTTGTATCGGGTGAGCCAGATGAGACAGCCCTTGGTGGTGACTTCGCTGACTGAAACACCCTTGACCCACGGTCCGGGAACATTACTGTCGGGTGTCACTGTCATATGCGGAACCGTGTCGAACTCACGGGCGAACGTCACCTGCACGGACGTGGCCGTGTCGGCAGCAGTGGGCGTGATGTAAGCGTAGCCGCGTTCTTTCTGTCCGATGCGGCGCAGGGTTTCCCCGACGAGGTCGTCGCCGGCTGGTGGGTTGAACGCGTAGATCGGTGACTGTCGGTAGTAGGCGGACCCGATCGCCTTGCCGAACAGGAGCGAGGGGGTGCCGCCGGGGCCGCGCCACAGTGAGACTCCTTCGATCTCGTTATAGCCTTCCGGGAAAGTCCCGTCCGGCATTGCCGCGGTCCGGTCAACATCGATCAGTGTCTTCACTCCGGTGTCCCACCGGTATCGGGTGATCGTGTTCGGTGCGTCGAAACCTGCACCACCTCGAGCCACATACAGGTAATCGTCGATGGACACGTGCCCCTGGTAGGGGTTGACGCCGGTCTGGGAGTCGTCGGTGATCAGTGTTGCGATGGGCTGGTTACGTCCAGCCTTGTAATCGGAGAGTTTGCGGAGCACGAATCGTTCTCTCGTGGTGGAGACGAATACGCGTTCGCAGATCCTGTCGGAGGCCTGGTCGATGGCGAAGTCGACGAGAGTGTTGTCCGCGAAATCGGGGACTTCGGACACCAGCGGGTCATCCCGGAGGACAGTCGTGCCCGGCTGGTATTGGGCGCGCACCATACGGTTCGTGAACGAGCTGCCGGTGGTGTCGTAGGTCCAGCGGAACCACAGCCATACGTTCGGGCCGTCGTTCTCGATTGCCACCGTGGAGCCGTGGCCGCCTCCGGCGAAGATGCACTGGTCGAGCATCCGCCCGTCGGGCGCGCACCGGGTTATGTGCAGGTCAGTGGATGATCCGTTCGCCGGGCCTGCCTGCGCGGCATAGTAGTTCCCGGTCAGGGGGTCGCGGGTCGCTGATTGCAGAACCCTGTTCGACGGGGTGCGCAACGTGGTCACGTATCGGGGTGAGAGCTTCGTGATGTCGAACCCGAGCTTCGCATCCACTTCCGCTTTCGCCAGATCCGCCTTCACCCCTGAAACGGTTGCAATATCTTGTGCCTCCTGTGCTGCGGCGAGCGCGGCGGTGGATTTTGATAGTGCGGTGGATGCGGCGGCGAATGCTTCGCGGGCGGGTATGGCCCAGCGCATGCCGTAGCCGGCGTCGAGGTAGAGGATTTGGTATTGGTCGGAGGCTTGGAAGGCGACTCGTCCTGTTTCGTCGCCTGTGGTGCCGGAGACGACGACGCCGGCGAGGGGTGCGCCGTTGGTGTCGTAGAGTTCTGTGACCTGTTGGCCGCCGAGGGCTGACGTGTACACCTTGAGGGCGACGCCGCCGATGACGCTGCCGTTTGAGTCTGCGGTGACGTCGGCGGGGCTTCCACCGAAAACGTTCAATGCCATGGCTGTGCCCTTCGGTTAGTTGTTCCAGGTGGCGGAGAACCAGAAGTAGTCTCCGGTGCGGATTCGTCCGCTCGTGGTGGCGTCGTAGATGCGGACTGTGCCGTCGTTGCGCAGGGATGCGGCTCCGGAGGTGACGTTGGTTTTGTAGGTGCCGACGACGAGGAACTCGCCGACGGTTTCTGCGACCTGTGCGGGAACTATGCACACGTCGATGTCGGGGGTGATGTTTCCGGCGTCGGCTGAGGAGTCGGGTTTCGCGGTGATCATGTCCCCGGTGTAGAGGGCTTTGATTCTCACCTCGGTGGTGTACGTGTTGCGGATTGCGATCGTCGTGTCCGGTTCCCACCCGGTGAGGAAGGTGAACCCGGTGCGGTATTCCTGTCGTTCGTACACGGTCCACCAGTCCAGGGGGCCGGGGCCGGTCTTGACCCAGATCTTCTTCGATGGCCCGGATACGACCATGGTGGATTCTGGTGCGTCGGCGTATTTCTGGTCGCGGTCGGCTTCGTCGACGGCGGGCAGGACGAGGCGGGGGTCCATGGCCATGACGAGTCCCATCATGTCCGCTGCCGCGGCAGGGGCATCCGGGCCAGATGGGTACGGGACTTTCGCGAGTGGTGAGTTCGGCACGATGGAGCTCCTTAGCTCTTGAAGGTGATCTTGATTTGGCCGCAGCCGGCGGTGGCGATGAGATAGTTCGACTTCCCCGTCCCGGCCCCGATCCCGACACCCCGGGAGGCGCCGGAGGCGAGGCGTGCTGCTTGTGAGTCTGGGATGGTGATCCACTTGCTGTCGCCCATGCCGAGGCCGGGTCCGTCCCACCGGTTGGAGAGTTTTGGTGTCTTCGCCGGCGGGGAGGTTTCGTCGTGCAAGGCGAGCTTGGGTCGGACTTTCCCGGACACGCCGTGGTATTTCGAGGTGCGGGCTACCCGGATCTGCATCTTGTCCACGGTTTTCCCCTGGCAGGCGGATTCGATGCGGGTGCCGTAGGTCCAGATCGACGTGTACGGGTGCGGGTATGAGGGCCATGCGCCCTGAGCCACCCGAGATCCGTCTTTGCGGCCGCTGCGGTAACCGGCCTGCGAGGACGTGTCGAGAGAGACGGGTTTCGGTCTAGAGGCTTTCGGCGGATCTTCCGGGCCGGGTGCTGGTCCTTCCCCGGTCTGGACGTAGATTGCGCCGTCTTTGACCCACACAACCGAGGCCTGCGTGTAGCCCGACGGTGCTGGCGTGCCGAACGTCAGATCTACAGGGTCGGGGACTTCCACCTCGACGGGGCCACCGATCTTGTCCATGACTCGCCACCCGGCCGAGTGTTGGAGGACGAGGACCACGTCCCCCTCAGCGCGAGGGTTGTACGCCTGGTTCGCCGACACGTCGTTGATGATCGCTTCACCCCACCGCAGGTTCACTGTCCCCGACTCTTGGAGACTGTCGACGACCATGATTTGGTACGGGTTCATCTGCCGTTCGACTTCGGTGCGGACGAGAGCGGCGAGGTCGTTCTCTGCCTCACTCATCGAAGGTTCCTTCGCCGTAGTCGGCGTTGTCGCCTTCGATGGTGATGCGCCCACCGGCGGGCGAAGTGGTGGAGCGGGTTTGCATGGACATGGTTCCTCCGGTCAGGGGGAAGGTGATGGAGTCGATGATGTGGTTCTCCACGGTTTCGTCAGGCATGGTCACGGAGATGACGTCGTCGGGTTCGAGCGCGTAGTTCAACAGGGACGACACGGACACCTTCTGTTTCAGACCTAGGCGCGGTGCCAGGAGGCCGAGTGCGGTGGTTTGGCACTGTTGCAGGCTGGTGATGAGTTTCGACGTGTAGAACAGCGGCACCGCCCCGAACGGCCCCTTGTAATAGGTCGGCGAGACGGGGTCATCGTCGGAGGCGACGGATGGTCCGATGGGTGGTTGCCCGTTCTCGGACGCTCCGGAGGCGACGATCTGGTTGTACACCCCGTCGCGGGACAGTGTTTGTTGCGGTTCGACGAGGGCACCACCCGGGCCGGCGGCCAGTTCCCACACTGCAGGGTCCTCGAGTGTGGGGACGGGAGCTGCGACGAAAGATCCGCGGGAGTCGCAGAACACTCGACCGCCGAGGGACTTGGCAATGGAGGGGTCGCGGGAGCGGCCGTCGATGAGTCCCCACCGGTCTCGTTCTTCGACGAGCTGCGGAATGTTGGTGTCGCCGAGCCGCCAGGACATGCCGACCTCGGGGAGGACTTCTTTGATGAGTGTGGTGGCCCAGTATTGACCGGTGCCGATCGCGAGGGTGCGCGGTTGGTGGAACCGTTCGTCTTGCACCTGCGCTTCGAGGGAGAGCCCGTCCAACTGTGCGCGTCCGGGTCGGAGACCGGCCTGGGAGACTTCTTCGACACGGTACACACCCAACGGAACGGTCTCGATGGTGTGGCGGTCGTAGTGCATGCGCATGAACACGCGAATCCGGGCACCGTATGGGGAGAGTGCTCGGCGGCCTATGTCTGCGCCGGAGATGATGAGGCCGCGGGCGGTCCATCGGACTTGCGAGGTGGAGGCGGCGGTAATGGACCCGTCGTGAAGGGTCAGGTCATGCCACGTGTTTCCGCGGTCGGGTGACCATTGCACGACGGGTTCATACCGAGCCAGGGAAAGTGCTTCGAGCCACCGTTGGGAGACTGGGAACACGGGTGCCTCCTTTGAGTCAGATAGATTGAGGTATCACGCGGACTTCAACGACGGGAGAAAACCATGAGCTCGCAACAGCGTCGATTGCCAGGCAAGTACAAGCGCTTCGTTATCGAGGTCGAGATTGAGGCAGTCGATGCCGAGGCAACGGCCGCTTTCAACACGAGCATGGGTGAAGGGCTGAACGACCCAGACGACATGGACCTGTCGCAGGGTGAAGATGCTGAGCTCATGCGGGCTGTCGGTGGTGTGGTCAGCCGAGCTCTGGGTGAGCATGAGGAAGCCGCCGGTTTCCGGCCACTCGGTTCGTCAACGTTCGCTCGTTACGTCGACGATGAGGGCAACTATCTTCCGGTGACTCTTCCTGCCGCAGCTGGCCGGGGAGACGACGGGACCAGGATCGGCCGGTGACCTAGTCCCTCCGCTTATGGTTCGAGCAGCTTGTTGTATGACTCAACTGTGGCCGCGAGCTGGTCGTAGGTGGTCCAGTCGCGGGCCACAGTGTCGTACGACAGGCCGGGGATTCGTAGTGGGCTGTCGGTGGTGTCAGGACAGTCGATCTGGATGACATCCCACTGGTAGCGCCGCCAGGGCCACCCGTCCCAGTGGACGTGTTCGAGGTCGAGTTTCCCGCGGATGAAGTAGAAGTCCGGCAAGCCCGCGCAGGCGGGGAATTGTGCGAGGACTGGGCCTTCGTCCAACAGGGCCATGAGTTGTTCTTCGACGTCCTTCTCGCGCACGAGGGACCGCAACTGGGTGGTGAACCCTTCGAGCACATCCCAGGTCGCGGCGGGGCGGGGTGCGCCGGCGATGCTGGTTGTGTCGACGCGGCCGTCGTAGGACAGGTCTGGTGGTTCGACTTTCAGCAGCATGGCTTTGTCCGGGTCGGTCACGGGTTTCAACCACGCCCACCCATCAGACAGTGCAGGGATGACTGCGCCGACGTATTCGGACGGAGTGCCTTCGGTGCCGTCGAAGCGAATGGGCACGGCCCGCCACAGTGTGCCGCCACCGAGTGTGGCTTCGTGGTCGTAAGCGTGCGCGTACCCGCCGGGCGCCCAGGCCGGGTTGCCTGAGCGGACAACACTGCCGTCCTGCCGTTCAAACCGCACTTTCGCGACCGTCGAGCCATGGCCTGGTACGAACGGTGCCCCGGGAATGTACTCTTCCGAACCTCCCGATACTGCCCGATACCTCTTGTCGCCTGACGCCGCAGTCGCCCCATCGAAATAGGGGGACAGAGCACCGAGCTCGACCATCTCAGCGTCAAGATCGAGAGTGTCACCAGCCAGTATTGACGCTGAACGCAGGTACGTCTGGTGCCTGATCGTCGTCGCGTCACCGGTCGCAGTCATCGACAGATGGATGCGGGTCCACTGGTTAGCTGGGCAGAACGTCGCGGGGCCGGCTTGCGAGACCGGCCCGACGGCACCAGTGCTGCTGCGAAACTCGCCTTGCGCCTGCATCGTGAGGTCGCGAGAAGGACGGACATGGATTGAAGCAGTCCAAGTCTCGCCTGCCTTCACGTCGACGCTATGGTCGACATATCGGCCCTTCGCGCCGGTGAGGCTGCCAGTTGCTGAAAGGCGGAAGAACCACTGGCCGACTGCGCCCTGGCCCTGAGTGCGAGTACCGGTTCCTGGCCAGGAGTATGCAGACCAGCCGTTACCGTTGGATTCGAGCGAAGGGTTGCTGACGTGATTTCGCCGCAGAATGGTGTCCGGCACTGCCGGGGTGTCTGGGACCGAGTCATCGAAATCAGCCCGCAGAAGCACCCCAGCATGCGCCGGATCCACAATCGCCGTCAGCCGCCCATCCGGCGACACCACCGGGTCCACCTCCGGCGGCCAAGCAAACCCCGGATCAACAACAATCGGCATCAGTGAGCCCTCCCAGCACCAACAGCAATGCCGCTGACGGTCGTAGAAATATGTGCTTGCATCTGTTTCCCATCCACCACCAACGACACCGGCACACCATCCAGAGCCGAGGCGAGCGCCTCGGGTGAGATCTCAGTCGCCTGGGTGATGAGCTTGGCTGAGGCTTCGTCGAGGGCGATGGTCTGTTGCTGCTGTGGTCGGAGCAGTTGGTTTTCGATGTTGACGGATTGCTGGTGTGGGATGACCTGTTCGCCGCCGCCGAAGTTGACGTATTCCCAGCCGGCCTCGCCGACCTTGTGCACGCCCTTTCGTGCCGATTTGGTGCCGTTGACGTATCCGCCTCGGCGGTCGTAGGCCTTGGCCAGTGATCCGTACCGTGCGAGGGCGTAGGACATTGAGGCGACGATGTTGGACATCGGGTCCCAGATGTCCTTGTTGTAGGGTGCGCGGGCATAGGCGCGGAATGTGGGCGGGATGACCTGCATGAGGCCTCGTGAGGCCATGCCGGCGCGGGCGTTGGAGTCCCAGTTGTTGATCGCTCGCGGGTTGCCGCCGGATTCCTGGTTCATGCGGCGCAGGGTGCGGTTGACGTTGGAGAGCGGCTGGTTCATGAAGTTCAGCGCCGAGATGACCGTTGGCCGCCACCGCTCCACACCGGCACCACCGGTGTCGCCTTCACCCTCGGCGAAGGTCTTCGCGTACTCCTTGGCCTGCTTGACTGAGCCGGCGACGACCTTCTCCATGACACCGACGCCGAGCTGCCCGGTGAGGGTGTTCCCGTCGAGCTTCTCGGAGTACTTCGCGATGAGTTCCTTGCCCTTGCGGCGTGCGGCCTTCTCGAGTTCCTTGGCGATGTCGCCGGAGTAGGAGATGTCGCCGAGGATTCCTTCGTCCATGGCACCACCGCCGACGGCCTTGCCTCGGTTGTCGGCGTGGAGGTGGTCAAAGTGCCCGGCTGCTTTCCACAGGACGAATGCCCAGGGGAATGCGGCCTTGAACGCGGCCACGTTCGCATCGAAGAACCGAGTTTCGATGGGGTTCTGCCCGCCGGGACCGTAGTTCACATCGATCGCGTCGCCGTTGTAGTGGTGCGAGTTCGGGGAGTGCCGGCCGACGCGGCCCCAGTGTGGGTGTTCGCCGACGCGGGCGCCGCGCGCCTCCCACCACTTGCCGGCGGAGATGATGCCACCTCCGGCGTAGCCTTCGTCTCGGAACTGGTGCAACGGTTCACCGCGCAGCGCGGCCGCGTTGACCTTGTGGAGGCGTTCCCTTTCGTAGGGGTCACGCATGGCTTCGGAGACGTACACGCCTTCACCGGAGCGCATCGGGGTGAGCTGGTCGTCACCGGCCGAGTACGGGGTGAAGCCGGGGAGGATGCCGCCTCGAGCGAAACCGCCCTTGGGCTTCTTGACTCCGGTGAGCTTCACACCGACGGAGCCGAAGGACTTATTGATCTCCTTCGCGAACGAGTTCAGCACATCAGCAGTGCTGTCGAGGGAGTTGCCGACGTCGCCGGGAACCTTCTCCATCGTCTTGTCGATGCCGGAACGCAGCCCGGAGAAGTTGGCCTTGCCGCCCTTCTCAATGGCTCCGAACCCGGTGTCCGTGGTCTTGCCGAGGGTGGACAGCCGCCCGGAGGCGTCCTTGTCCATGTTGCCCATCGTCTTGTCGACCGAGGTGCGCATGTCGCCGACGGTCTTGCCGGTGTTCGTCTTGATCGACGACCACTCCGAAGACTGGGTGTCCTTCATCGACTTCAGATTCTTCGACTGGTCCGAGGCCATGGTCTCGAGGTTCTTCACCTGGTTCGAAACCATCCCCGACAAAGCGGTCGACTGAGTGGTGCCCATCGTCGACATCTGAGTCGCAAGATCCAAGCCCATTGCCGAGAGACCAGTGGTCATGGTGTCCTGCATACCCGTCATCGCGGCCAGAGTGTTCTCCTGCCGGGCCAGCAGAGACGCATCCGTGTCCGCAGTCATCTGCAGGTATGCGGCCTGTGTGAGGGCCTGCATCGACGTGAGCGCTTCCTCAGTCGTCGCGAGCGTGTCATCCCATGAACCACCAGCAGCGCCCATGTCACCGGCACCCGTGTCGAACGACCCCGACGAGGCGAGCGCCGAGGTGTCGTCGAGTGTGGTGAAGTCAGTGGCGGAGCTGGTGGTCGGTGCGGTGGCGTAGTCGGTGCTGATGGGGCCGAACGCGGTCACGGGTGGGACTGCGGCGAGGCCGAGCTTCGCGGCGGTGTCCTGGATGCGGGTGATGCCGTCGAGGAGGCTGTTGTCGAGTCCGTCGACGGTGTCGATTCCGCGGGCGTACATGACGGTGGAGGGTGAGTGGATGCCGAGCGCCTTCTTGAGGGCGTTCTCCATGCCCTTGGCGATCTTCGTGATCGTCTTCTCGACCGTCTTCTGCTGGGATTCGAGTCCCTTCACCAGTCCGGCGGCGGCGTTGACTCCACCTGAGTAGAAGCCTTCGGTGACGTAGGCGCCGGCCTGGTCGGAGTACTTCGCGATGTCCTTGTACGAGGCGTTGAGGGACTTCACGTCGGAGTCGCCGCCGGCGAGGAGCTCCTGAGCCAGGGTCAGGCCTTCGTCGATGGAGCCGGCCTGGGCGACTTCCTGCAGGATCGCACCTGAGTAGCCCTTCTTCGCGAGCTGCTTGAGCTTCGATGCGAAGTCCTTGACCTTCGCCGCAGCAGTCGACGCCGAGGTGCGGATGTGGCCGATACCGGAGGTCTGCTGGAAGTTCCCGTCACCAGTGGAGACGAGCTCGGAGCCGGACTGCAGTTCGAACGCTTTGCCCTGGATCGACGACGACACAGAGTTCTGGATCTGCTTGAGCTCGTCGAGCTTGTCCTGTGCCTTCTCGGTCTTCTTCTCGAGCCGGTCCAGCGTGCCGTACAGCGACTTGAGGGACTTCTCGTACTGGCGTGCCTGAATGCCGGCAGTGCGGCGAGCGCCCTTGGATAGGTCTGTGTTGTCGGCGAGGCCCTGCAGGCGGTCGACGGCGGAGTACGCGCCAGAGAGTCCACCGGTGACTTGTTCGCGGACGTCGCCTCGGCGGAGGTCGGTGCGCAGGTCGGTGCGGAGTTCGCCGACGCGGACGCGGCGTTCCCGTTCTTCCTTCGCCCGCTGCTTCGCGGCCTTGGCGGCTTCCTCTGCGGCCTTCGCTTCGGCCTTGACGGCTTTGAGGTTCTTCTTCGCCGAGGCGAGTGCATCTTCTGCGACTCGGACTCGTTTCGAGGCGGAGGCTTTCGCAGACTTCGACTGTGCGTCCTGCTTGGCGCGGCGTGCGTTGCGGAGGTCGTCGGAGGCGAGATCGACGCTGCGCTGGGCGGAGGCGATGCCGCCCTTGGCCATGCCGATTGCGAGGTTCGGCATGCGGCGGATTGCTTCGAAGAGGATCTTCTTCGATCGTGCAGACCCGTCGAGTGGGATCCAGGCTTCGTCGACGTCGTTGCGGTCGCCGGCGAATCGGATCTGTCCGGGTTTGACCATTTCGGCGACGTCCATGACTCCGCCGGCGGCCATGCCTTTGACGTCGATGCCGCCGTGGTAGCGTCCCATGGGGTTTCGGGAGTTGTTGCCCTTGCTGTCCTTCTTGCCGCCCTGGTCAGGCACCTTGGGGTCGAAGACCTTCTTGATGTTCTGGATCACCGTCATGGTGACGGTCGAGTGTTCCCGGAACCACTTCACGAACCCGTTGACGTCTTCCTTGGCTGGGTCTGTGTCGGCGTGGACCGACACGTTCGCCTTGTCGCCGTCGAGGTCCTGGACGGCTTCCTTCGTCTTCTTCGTCTTCTTCGTCGCCTTGTCGGCGTTCGTCTTGACGTCGGTCTTCGCGTCTTCGGGAACATTGAGGATCGAATCGGCGTAGAGCTCGGCTTCGTCCTTGCCCATGCCGAAGTTGCGGGCGGAACGAATGACAGCGGGACGGAGCTTGTCGTCGATCTTCTTCTGGGCTTCTTCCGCCGACCCCGAGGACTCGACAATACTAGCGGCCCAATCCCGAGCCGATGAGGTGAGCCCGTCCAGAGCGGCCTCGTTGTCGCGGCCCTTCTGAGTGGTGATGTCGAGAGTCTTACCGTTCTTCTTCAACGCCTCATCGGCGTCGTCGAGAGCTTGTTCGAACTCACGTGCTGCCGATCGTTCGTCGAGGACGGTGGAACCGAAGTTGCGGATTTCGTCCGCGAGGTCCTTGATCTTGTCCTCAGTGGTCTTCGCGTTGATGCCGAGTTCCTGCAGCTTCTCCGCGTTCTCCTCGGTGGCGCCTCCGGCTTCGAGCATCTCCGGGGTGATGTCGCCCATCGCTAACTTGAGGAGATTGGCCTCGTCCGTTGATTGCCCGGATGCCGAGGCCACATTGATCAGGTGGTCGCGGAATTCGGGGAACTTCGCGAACGTGTCCTCGAGCTCCACTCCGGCGGCCAGGCCCTCCTCAGCGATCGCACGGAACCCGGCTTGAGCAGTGTCAAGAGACCCTCCGGATGCCAACTGGGAAAGCGACTCGTCCGTCCTCTTGATCTGCTCGTTGACGACGTCAAGCTGTCCGGTGTTGGTGAAATCCAACCATGCTGTGAAGCTTCTGCCCTTGTCCGTGGCCTGTTCGAGTGCGTCGCCCCAGTCCTTGATGTCCTCGAACTTGTCACCGCTGACCAGCTTCGCCCAGGCCGTGTTCGCGTTGTCCCACAGGGCTGGGTCGAGGATGGTCTCTTTCGAACTCGTCCGAGTGCTGTCTGAAAGCTTCACCAGGGCGGCTGTGAGCTCGTCAGACGACGCAGCTGCTTCTTTGGCATCCTTGCCGAAGATCCGCGACACGATCTGTGCTCCGGCAATTGCTGCCGCGGCGACCCCAGCCGCTTTGCCTGCTGCCACAAGACCGCCGGAGAGTTTCGGGTGCTCCATGTTGAGGGTCTTGAACCCATCAACGATGTCGAACACCTTCGGCGCCAGCAATAGGAAACCGCCAGCAGCGACCGCGGCCGCACCACTGAGACCCGCAAGGCTGCCACCGAAGTCCTTCACAGGGGCGGGGAGATCGCTGACCCAGTTCGCGAAGTCGGCGACGCCGTCGGCGGCTTCGGCAACGGCGGGGAGAAACACGTCACCGAACGAGATCGCGGCGTCCTTGACTGCGTTTCCTGCGATGCGGACGCGGGACTCGGCGGTGTCGTAGCGTTTGTTCGCTTCCTCCATGAGGGCGATTCCACGCGCGTATTCCTCATTGCCGGTGGCGAGCGCGTCTTTGAGGACGTCGGATGCTCCGGACAGGCGCAGCAGTGCGTCGGATTCGCGGATGCCGGTGATGCCGAGGTCGGAGAGTGTCTTGTTGACGTTTTCGCCGGACGTTTGGGCCTTGCCGAGGCCTGCGACGAATTCGGTGAGAGCTCCTGCAGCGTCGTCGCCCCAGGCGGTGGAGAACTCCTGGGAGGACATGCCTGCGAGGCGTGCGAATTCTTCGACGCTGTCGCCGCCGTTGGCGACGGAGTTGCCGATCTTCTTCATCACCATGGAGATCGCGGTACCGCCGGCCTCGGCGTCGATGCCGACAGACGAGAGTGCGGTGGCGAGGCCGAGGACGTCACCCTCAGTGAGGCCTGCCTGTCGGCCGGCGCCGGCGATGCGCATGCCCATTTCCACGATTTCGCGTTCTGTGGTGGCGAAGTTGTTGCCGAGGCCGACGACGGATGCGCCGAGGCGGCCGATGTCCTTCTGGTTGGTTCCCATGATGTTGGAGAACCGGGCGAGGGAGGTGGCGGCCTCTTCGGCGGAGAGGTTCGTCGACTCGCCCATGTTGATCATGGTCTTCGTGAACGCGAGGACGTTGCCGGTCTTGATGCCAAGCTGGCCGGCGGCCTCGGCGACCGCGGCGATCTCGGTGGTCGAGGCGGGGAGCTCGTTTCGGGCGAGGCTGCGCAGACCGGATTCGAGCGCCGACATCTGCTTCTGTGTACCGTCGACGGTCTTCGTGACACCCGCCCAGTCGGACTCCCAGGACATGGCGGCCTTGCCAGCCATACCAAACCCGATGGACACGGCGGTGCCGAACCCGAGAGCGGCAGTGCCGAGAGCTGACCATGCCTGAGGGTGTGCCTTGGCTGAGGCTTCGAGCTTCGAGAGACCCACTCGCGCTTTGGAGACACCGTTGCGTTCGAGGTCCTGCATGGCACGTTGTGCCTGGCGGGAGCCTGAGACGACGCCGGTGGAGTCGAGAGTGAGTTTCCACGCTACGGAACGATCAGCCAAGGGGCACCTCCTCAGTGGTTACGACGGTCGGGGTTTGATGGATGCGGACCACACGAGCGCTTCCGGATGCTCGTACTCGTTGTCCTTCTGGAACTGCTTGAGCGCGGTCGTGGCATGGCACCTCGACGGTGGGTTCGCTACGAACCGGTTCGCGTTCTCCGCTGCTTGGCAGATCTCCTTCGGATACCCGCAGATCGGGCAGATACCCGCCCGGTACTCGGCGAGAGAGAGCATCCAGTTACGTTGCGCTTCGTCCCACTCGGGTTCGGCCTGGGACGAGACGAGCCGACCATCGTCGTCGTAGACGTAGGTGATGGTCGGCTCCCAGCCGTTGAAGCGTTTGACGCTGACGCCGAGGCGTTCAGCAGCTTCGACCTCGGCTCTTAGCTCCGGCTCACGGCGGAGGCGCTCTGTGAAAAAGGGACCGACGTGGCCCTCTGATTCAGGTTGAGCACCGCGGTGGAGAAGTCCGCGTACTGGGCGTCCGTGATCTCAGCGGACTCGGCTTCCCAGTCATCGCCG encodes:
- a CDS encoding phage baseplate protein, giving the protein MALNVFGGSPADVTADSNGSVIGGVALKVYTSALGGQQVTELYDTNGAPLAGVVVSGTTGDETGRVAFQASDQYQILYLDAGYGMRWAIPAREAFAAASTALSKSTAALAAAQEAQDIATVSGVKADLAKAEVDAKLGFDITKLSPRYVTTLRTPSNRVLQSATRDPLTGNYYAAQAGPANGSSTDLHITRCAPDGRMLDQCIFAGGGHGSTVAIENDGPNVWLWFRWTYDTTGSSFTNRMVRAQYQPGTTVLRDDPLVSEVPDFADNTLVDFAIDQASDRICERVFVSTTRERFVLRKLSDYKAGRNQPIATLITDDSQTGVNPYQGHVSIDDYLYVARGGAGFDAPNTITRYRWDTGVKTLIDVDRTAAMPDGTFPEGYNEIEGVSLWRGPGGTPSLLFGKAIGSAYYRQSPIYAFNPPAGDDLVGETLRRIGQKERGYAYITPTAADTATSVQVTFAREFDTVPHMTVTPDSNVPGPWVKGVSVSEVTTKGCLIWLTRYNTTRTGIYWQADAS
- a CDS encoding DUF5047 domain-containing protein, with the translated sequence MFPVSQRWLEALSLARYEPVVQWSPDRGNTWHDLTLHDGSITAASTSQVRWTARGLIISGADIGRRALSPYGARIRVFMRMHYDRHTIETVPLGVYRVEEVSQAGLRPGRAQLDGLSLEAQVQDERFHQPRTLAIGTGQYWATTLIKEVLPEVGMSWRLGDTNIPQLVEERDRWGLIDGRSRDPSIAKSLGGRVFCDSRGSFVAAPVPTLEDPAVWELAAGPGGALVEPQQTLSRDGVYNQIVASGASENGQPPIGPSVASDDDPVSPTYYKGPFGAVPLFYTSKLITSLQQCQTTALGLLAPRLGLKQKVSVSSLLNYALEPDDVISVTMPDETVENHIIDSITFPLTGGTMSMQTRSTTSPAGGRITIEGDNADYGEGTFDE